A stretch of Triticum aestivum cultivar Chinese Spring chromosome 1D, IWGSC CS RefSeq v2.1, whole genome shotgun sequence DNA encodes these proteins:
- the LOC123177725 gene encoding PLASMODESMATA CALLOSE-BINDING PROTEIN 2, with protein sequence MGLGPVHHCLASLLALLPLLCCHARGFEHRAHGDASRPRSVVRLERARDMPELDVTTPLATVPLVNPTPMPEATAAPSLAHPTAAAGAGSWCVASPSAGAAALQVALDYACGQGADCSPIQPGGSCADPDTVRDHASYAFNSYYQKNPVQTSCDFAGAAILTSTDPSTTSCKYPSTSTGASVLNTTSPVTPVNPTYGSPPGGSYNSPPGPGGYYNSPPLYGSMSPPDYGGSISAATAMMPGSKSTTAATSLTCLLVVATVSLNLCK encoded by the exons ATGGGTCTTGGGCCAGTTCATCATTGCTTGGCCTCTCTTCTTGCCCTGCTTCCTCTCCTCTGCTGCCACG CGAGAGGGTTCGAGCATCGGGCGCACGGCGACGCGTCCCGGCCGCGGTCTGTGGTGAGGCTGGAGCGCGCGCGGGACATGCCGGAGCTGGACGTGACCACGCCGCTCGCGACCGTCCCGCTGGTGAACCCAACACCGATGCCGGAGGCGACCGCCGCGCCGTCGCTGGCGCACCCGACGGCCGCGGCTGGCGCGGGGAGCTGGTGCGTGGCAAGCCCgagcgcgggcgcggcggcgctgcAGGTGGCGCTGGACTACGCGTGCGGGCAGGGCGCGGACTGCTCGCCGATCCAGCCCGGCGGGAGCTGCGCCGACCCGGACACCGTCCGCGACCACGCCTCCTACGCCTTCAACTCCTACTACCAGAAGAACCCCGTCCAGACCAGCTGCGACTTCGCCGGCGCCGCCATCCTCACCAGCACCGACCCTAGCACCACCTCCTGCAAGTACCCATCCACCAG TACCGGTGCTTCCGTCCTGAACACGACGTCTCCGGTGACCCCGGTGAACCCGACGTACGGATCCCCTCCCGGCGGCTCCTACAACTCTCCTCCTGGTCCTGGCGGCTACTACAACTCCCCGCCTCTCTATGGGTCCATGTCGCCCCCGGACTACGGCGGCAGCATCAGCGCCGCCACGGCCATGATGCCAGGCAGCAAGAGCACGACGGCCGCCACGTCGCTGACGTGCCTCCTCGTCGTCGCAACGGTGTCTCTCAACCTGTGCAAGTAA